AATTATCTTTACCTTTTCCTATTGATAAACGACTAGGTGGGGGGTAAGCTCATCTCCAGATCCACCTAAATAAATCTATAGGGGGTCAAAGGCGTGATCAACATCAATAACAGTCTGTTTATCCAGGCTGGCCTTTTCATCATCCTGATGCTCATCTTGAACAAAATCTTATTCCAGCCAGTCCTGAGGTTTCTAGAGGAACGCCGGGCCAAGATCCAGGGGGATGAGGAGGAGGCTAACAGGCTCCATGAGGAGGCAGAGCACAGGCGCCTCCAGTTTGAGGAGGGGCTGAACAAGGGAAGGCTTCAGGCCCTGGAGGAGAAGGGGCGTATCCAGAATGCAGGGGCACAAGAGGGGAGTCTGATGCTGGGAAAGATCCAAAAGGAGATAGAAGAAGAAATTCCCAAGATAAAGGCCCAGATCGAGGTGGAGAGCAAGCAGGTCCTCGCCGAACTGGAGAGGGGACGGGGGGACATGGCAAAGGAGATAGCCGAGAAGATCCTGGGCAGAAGCCTTCAGTAAAGGAGAGGAGGTCAGCAGGACATGTGGTGGGATCTGTTGTGGAAGGTGGTCAACTTTGCGGTACTGGTCTTCCTCCTCTATAAGGTGCTGAAAAGGCCCTTGGGCTCCTATCTGGAGAGCAGGCAGGAGTCGATCAAAAGGGCCTTGGAAGAGGCCGAGAGGGCCAAAGGGGAGGGGGAGAAGAGATATCGAGAATATGAGGAGAGGCTAAAAGGATTGGATCAGGAGACTGAACGGCTCCGCCAGGCATTGGTAAAGGAGGGGGAAAAGGAGAAGGAGAAGATCATCCAGGAGGCCAAGATAATGGCTGAGAAGATTAAGGAACAGGCCCGCATCAGCGCCGAACAAGAGCTGAAGATGGCCAAATTGAGGTTGAAGGAGGAGATGGCTGCCATGACAGTGCAGCTGGCCGAAGACCTGTTGAAAAAGCACCTGCAACCGATTGACCATGAGCGATTGGTAGACGAATATATAGAGCGGGTAAGGAGGTTGCATTGATCAACAAAAAGATCGCCCGGAGGTATGCCAAGGCCCTGATGAATATCGGGCAGCAGGATGGCAAATACGAAAGGTATTGGGAAGAACTCGATGCCTTCACCTCCCTCTTCCAGGGGGAGGAGGAGTTGAGGGAGGTCTTGATCAACCCCACCTTCGGCATCCCCCGACGCCAGGCCATCATCAAGGAGATAGGAAATAGGTTGGGTCTGAGTCCCATCACCACCAATTTTCTTCACATCCTGGTGGATAAGAACCGGATGAGATACCTGCCGGACATCGCCTCCATATACCAAGAGCTGGTGGACGAGGCCGCTGGCAGGGCACGGGTCCTCCTGGTCACCGCTTATGACCTCTCCGAGGATAAATTGCAGGAGTTGACCCAAGGGTTGGAGGGGTTGGTAGGGAAAAAGGTGATCATGGAGGTAGAGAGGAATCCCTCCCTCATCGGGGGGGTGGTAGCGAAGATCGGAGGAATGATATATGATGGAAGTGTCAAGACCCAATTGGAGAGATTTAAAGAAACCTTAGCAAAGGGGTGATAGGAGATGCAGATAAGGGCAGAAGAGATAAGCGAGATCATCGAGAAGCAGATCAAGGACTATGATAAGAGGGTGGAGGTGAGCGAGACCGGGGTGGTCCTCTCAGTGGGGGACGGGATCACCAGGATCTATGGTCTGGAAAAGGCCATGGCCGGGGAGCTCCTAGAGTTCCCCCACGGGATCATGGGGGTAGTCCTCAACCTGGAGGAGGACAATGTGGGGGCAGCCCTCTTGGGAGAGGACCGCAATGTGAAGGAAGGGGACGTGGTGAAGAGGACAGGCCGGATTGTGCAGGTCCCCGTGGGCGAACCCCTGATAGGCAGGGTGGTGAACCCACTGGGCCAGCCCCTCGACGGCAAGGGGCCCATTGAGGCCAAAGAGTATCGCAACGTCGAGGAGAAGGCCCCCGGGGTTGTCTGGAGACTCCCGGTGAAGGAACCTCTTCAGACGGGGATAAAGGCCGTAGACTCCATGATCCCCATAGGGAGAGGACAGAGGGAGCTCATCATCGGAGACCGTCAGACGGGCAAAACCGCCCTGGTCATGGACACCATCATCAACCAGAAGGGGAAGGATGTCTTTTGCATCTATGTGGCCATCGGCCAGAAACAGTCCACGGTCGCCCAGGTGGTGGATAGGCTCAGGCATTATGGGGCCATGGAGTACACCACTGTGGTCTCGGCCACTGCCAGCGAGCCCGCCCCAATGCAATACATCGCCCCCTATGCCGGCTGCACCATGGGGGAGCACTTTCGCGATACTGGCAGGCACGCCCTCTGTATCTATGACGACCTCTCCAAGCACGCCGCGGCCTATCGCCAGATGTCGCTGCTGTTGCGTCGACCCCCTGGCCGGGAGGCCTATCCAGGTGATATCTTCTACCTCCACTCCC
The genomic region above belongs to Deltaproteobacteria bacterium and contains:
- the atpH gene encoding ATP synthase F1 subunit delta — its product is MINKKIARRYAKALMNIGQQDGKYERYWEELDAFTSLFQGEEELREVLINPTFGIPRRQAIIKEIGNRLGLSPITTNFLHILVDKNRMRYLPDIASIYQELVDEAAGRARVLLVTAYDLSEDKLQELTQGLEGLVGKKVIMEVERNPSLIGGVVAKIGGMIYDGSVKTQLERFKETLAKG
- a CDS encoding F0F1 ATP synthase subunit alpha, whose protein sequence is MQIRAEEISEIIEKQIKDYDKRVEVSETGVVLSVGDGITRIYGLEKAMAGELLEFPHGIMGVVLNLEEDNVGAALLGEDRNVKEGDVVKRTGRIVQVPVGEPLIGRVVNPLGQPLDGKGPIEAKEYRNVEEKAPGVVWRLPVKEPLQTGIKAVDSMIPIGRGQRELIIGDRQTGKTALVMDTIINQKGKDVFCIYVAIGQKQSTVAQVVDRLRHYGAMEYTTVVSATASEPAPMQYIAPYAGCTMGEHFRDTGRHALCIYDDLSKHAAAYRQMSLLLRRPPGREAYPGDIFYLHSRLLERAAKLNDKLGGGSLTALPIIETQAGDVSAYIPTNVISITDGQIYLETDLFYSGIRPAINVGLSVSRVGGNAQIKAMKQVAGSLRLDLAQYREMAAFAQFGSDLDKATQAQLARGERLVEVLKQGQYQPLPVENQILVIYAGVNGFLEDYPVHVLQRYEDELYKFIEDKHPELFKEIDEKNELDEELDKEIRQALGEFKEVFVP
- a CDS encoding ATP synthase F0 subunit B; its protein translation is MININNSLFIQAGLFIILMLILNKILFQPVLRFLEERRAKIQGDEEEANRLHEEAEHRRLQFEEGLNKGRLQALEEKGRIQNAGAQEGSLMLGKIQKEIEEEIPKIKAQIEVESKQVLAELERGRGDMAKEIAEKILGRSLQ
- the atpF gene encoding F0F1 ATP synthase subunit B produces the protein MWWDLLWKVVNFAVLVFLLYKVLKRPLGSYLESRQESIKRALEEAERAKGEGEKRYREYEERLKGLDQETERLRQALVKEGEKEKEKIIQEAKIMAEKIKEQARISAEQELKMAKLRLKEEMAAMTVQLAEDLLKKHLQPIDHERLVDEYIERVRRLH